TGATCGCGTAGCAGAGTGCGTTGAGATACATCGCCTGACCCAGTCCCGCATATTCGATGATCACTCCAGCCACCGCCGGTCCGAGCACACGCCCCCCGTTGAACACCGCCAGGTTCAGCGACGTCGCGCTCAGCATGTCTTCCTCGTCCACCATGTCCGGCACTATCGCCATCTGCGCCGGCAGGCTTAGCCCCTGTATCGTGCCGAGAATGAACGATATGGCGTACGCGTGCCAGATGGATACGAGTTGAAGAACCGTAAGCGTCCCGATCAGGATGATCAGCGCCATCACGATGACGCGGCTGAAGAACAGCAGCCAGCGCCTGTCGAACCAGTCCGCGAAGATCCCTCCAAAGGCCAGCATGACCAGGTTCGGGAATCCATAGAGGGCGATCACCACGCCGAGTTGGGCCGGCGAGCCCGTGATCTCCAGGGCCAGCCAGCCCAGGATGAGGAACTGCATCCCCATCGCCGCCGACAGCCCCATGCCGGATACCCAGTACAGCCTGAAATGCCGGTGCCTGAGCGCCCCGACCGCCTGCCGTCCTGCTATCCCACGTAGTGACCGCATTGAGAGAATGTCCGACCTCGCGCCACCATCTGCTGCGACCCATTAAGCTGTGTCAATTTAGCCGGCGCCCCACTGTGGGATCGAATATCCCCTCTCCCTCAGAGCCTGCCCCGTACCTGATACGGGGGAGAGGGCTAGGGTGAGGGTGAAATCCTTGTCTACCAAACTTATACAGCATCGTTCCGAATCCTACACCGACTTTACTGATAGTGTTATGGCGACTGGAACTGCAAGGAAACTGCGACTATGGCTGACATAACCGGCAGGGAGCGCAACGAAAACGAGCCACGCCTCTACTCCGACCTCGCCCCCTGGTTCCACCTGCTCACCGCCCCGCACGACTACCGCGAAGAGGCAGACTACTACTCGGCACGCATGGTGGAGGCTGCGCTCGGCCCGGTGCGCACTGTGCTCGAGTTGGGTTCGGGCGGTGGCAACAACGCCTCGCACATGAAGCAGCGATTCACCATGACCCTGTCGGACCTCTCGCCCGACATGCTGGAGGTCAGCAGGAGCATCAACCCGGAGCTCACTCACATCCAGGGCGACATGCGCTCCCTGCGGATTCCCGGCGCGCAGTTCGACGCAGTGTTTGTACACGACGCCGTCACGTACATGACCTCAGAGGCCGACGTTCAAGCCATGGCCGAGACGGCCGCCTTCCACTGCCGACCCGGAGGATCCGTTCTTGTAGCCCCCGACCACATACGGGAGACCTTCACTCCACCCTATACCGAACACGGAGGCCACGACGGCCCGGACGGACGCGGCATGCGCTACCTCATGTGGTGCACCGATCCAGACCCCGCCGATACCACCTTCGTCTCGGACTTCGCCTACCTACTCCGCGACTCCGACGGCACCGTCCGCGTGGAGCACGACCGGCACATCCAGGGCATCTTCCCGCAATCAGTATGGATCGACGCCCTCACAACC
This region of Dehalococcoidia bacterium genomic DNA includes:
- a CDS encoding class I SAM-dependent methyltransferase — translated: MADITGRERNENEPRLYSDLAPWFHLLTAPHDYREEADYYSARMVEAALGPVRTVLELGSGGGNNASHMKQRFTMTLSDLSPDMLEVSRSINPELTHIQGDMRSLRIPGAQFDAVFVHDAVTYMTSEADVQAMAETAAFHCRPGGSVLVAPDHIRETFTPPYTEHGGHDGPDGRGMRYLMWCTDPDPADTTFVSDFAYLLRDSDGTVRVEHDRHIQGIFPQSVWIDALTTAGFDTKTHTSQWETPVFYGTHRTA